A region of Candidatus Eisenbacteria bacterium DNA encodes the following proteins:
- a CDS encoding aldehyde dehydrogenase family protein, producing MLVNCGAGGNGPAAGRWNVQDWLKSLGIQEVNSGVCDGRWVEKPGGGELVSVSPIDGKPIARVLQGSEADYERVMDSALDAFGSWRMLPAPRRGLVVRDICDELRRHKEPLGRLVTLEMGKIYTEGQGEVQEMIDMGDFAVGLSRQLYGLTMHSERSRHRMYEQWHPLGVVGIISAFNFPVAVWSWNAMIAAVCGDTMIWKPSSLTPLTAVATQQIVNRVMDAHNLRGVFGLVVGRGSTVGEKMINDRRVPLVSATGSTPMGRRIGEVVGKRLGRTILELGGNNAIIVMDDADPKLALRAILFGAVGTAGQRCTTTRRIFLQKGIAEGFTKKLVDSYKTIRIGDPLDPGTVMGPLVDGDAVETMMKALDAIRAQGGEILYGGKKLDRPGHYVEPTIVKARPGMAIVKEETFAPILYLFTVDSLEEAVKLHNSVDQGLSSAIFTRNLQAAEAFLSHEGSDCGIANVNIGTSGAEIGGAFGGEKETGGGREAGSDSWKAYMRRQTCTINWSDELPLAQGVQFGE from the coding sequence ATGCTTGTAAATTGTGGCGCTGGCGGGAATGGGCCCGCGGCGGGGAGGTGGAACGTGCAGGATTGGCTCAAGTCTCTTGGAATCCAGGAAGTGAACTCCGGCGTATGCGACGGGCGCTGGGTCGAGAAGCCGGGCGGCGGGGAACTCGTCAGCGTCTCGCCGATCGACGGCAAGCCGATCGCGCGCGTCCTCCAGGGAAGCGAGGCCGACTACGAGCGGGTCATGGACAGCGCCCTCGACGCGTTCGGGTCCTGGCGCATGCTCCCCGCGCCCAGGCGCGGGCTTGTCGTAAGGGACATCTGCGACGAGTTGAGGCGCCACAAGGAGCCGCTCGGCCGTCTCGTCACGCTCGAGATGGGGAAGATCTACACGGAGGGCCAGGGCGAGGTCCAGGAGATGATCGACATGGGGGACTTCGCCGTGGGGCTCTCCCGCCAGCTCTATGGCCTCACGATGCACAGCGAGCGGTCGCGACACCGGATGTACGAGCAGTGGCACCCTCTCGGCGTTGTCGGCATCATCTCTGCCTTCAACTTCCCGGTCGCCGTCTGGAGCTGGAACGCGATGATCGCCGCCGTCTGCGGCGACACGATGATCTGGAAGCCCTCCTCGCTCACCCCTCTCACCGCGGTGGCCACGCAGCAGATCGTCAACCGCGTGATGGATGCCCACAACCTCCGCGGGGTCTTCGGCCTCGTTGTCGGCCGCGGCTCGACCGTTGGAGAGAAGATGATCAACGACCGGCGGGTTCCCCTCGTCAGCGCCACCGGCTCGACCCCGATGGGGCGGAGGATTGGCGAAGTGGTGGGAAAGCGCCTCGGGCGCACGATCTTGGAGCTGGGAGGGAACAACGCGATCATCGTCATGGACGACGCAGACCCGAAGCTGGCCCTCCGCGCGATCCTGTTCGGAGCCGTGGGGACGGCGGGGCAGCGTTGCACGACGACCCGCAGGATCTTCTTGCAGAAGGGGATCGCCGAAGGTTTCACGAAGAAGCTCGTCGACTCCTACAAGACCATCAGGATCGGCGATCCGCTCGATCCCGGGACCGTGATGGGCCCCCTCGTCGACGGCGACGCGGTCGAGACGATGATGAAGGCCCTCGACGCGATTCGCGCCCAGGGAGGCGAGATCCTCTACGGAGGCAAGAAGCTCGACCGGCCGGGGCACTACGTCGAGCCGACGATCGTGAAGGCTCGGCCAGGCATGGCGATCGTGAAGGAGGAGACCTTCGCTCCGATCCTCTACCTGTTCACGGTCGACTCGCTGGAGGAGGCCGTCAAGCTGCACAACAGCGTCGATCAGGGGCTCTCGAGCGCGATCTTCACCCGGAACCTGCAGGCGGCCGAGGCGTTCCTGTCGCACGAGGGGAGCGATTGCGGCATCGCCAACGTGAACATCGGCACTTCCGGCGCGGAAATCGGCGGCGCCTTCGGCGGAGAGAAGGAGACTGGCGGCGGGCGCGAGGCCGGAAGCGACTCGTGGAAGGCCTACATGCGCCGTCAGACTTGCACGATCAACTGGAGCGACGAGCTGCCTCTCGCGCAGGGAGTGCAGTTCGGGGAGTAG
- a CDS encoding dimethylargininase, which yields MKAAEAKEAVRPVCAEAPAGATPGCARPRWIALTREISPRIAEGELTFLARQPVDLARAREQHRRYEAALASLGAAIARLPPLPDSPDGVFVEDVAVVLDELAVLTLPGAASRRAEVDSVAEGLAAHRRVLRIESPGTLDGGDVLLAGKTLFVGRSRRTNEAGIAQLRELTATHGYRVAPVPVHGCLHLKSAATRVAPRTLLVNPAWIDLAPMSDLTLIEVDAAEPHGANALLLGETLLYSEGYPRTQEKLAALGIRVQALDLSELAKVEGAVTCCSLVIRVR from the coding sequence ATGAAGGCGGCCGAGGCGAAGGAAGCAGTGCGGCCCGTGTGCGCAGAGGCGCCGGCAGGCGCGACGCCGGGTTGCGCGCGGCCGCGCTGGATCGCCCTCACGCGCGAGATCAGCCCGCGGATCGCCGAAGGCGAGTTGACCTTCCTGGCGCGCCAGCCGGTCGATCTCGCCCGGGCCCGCGAGCAGCATCGCCGCTACGAAGCGGCGCTCGCCTCGCTGGGGGCGGCGATCGCGCGGCTGCCGCCGCTGCCCGACTCGCCCGACGGGGTGTTTGTCGAGGACGTCGCGGTCGTGCTGGATGAGCTTGCGGTGCTCACCCTGCCGGGGGCGGCATCCCGCCGCGCGGAAGTCGATTCGGTGGCAGAGGGGCTGGCGGCCCACCGCCGCGTGCTCCGGATCGAGTCCCCCGGGACGCTGGACGGAGGAGACGTGTTGCTCGCCGGCAAGACCCTCTTCGTTGGCCGCTCGCGGCGGACGAACGAGGCGGGGATCGCGCAACTCCGCGAACTTACGGCAACCCATGGCTACCGCGTGGCGCCGGTGCCGGTGCATGGCTGCCTGCACCTGAAGAGCGCCGCCACGCGCGTCGCGCCGCGGACGCTGCTCGTCAATCCCGCCTGGATCGATCTCGCGCCGATGTCAGACCTGACGCTGATCGAAGTCGATGCGGCGGAGCCGCACGGGGCAAACGCGCTCCTACTGGGGGAGACGCTGCTTTACTCCGAGGGCTATCCGCGCACCCAAGAGAAGCTGGCGGCGCTAGGCATTCGTGTTCAGGCGCTGGATCTCTCCGAACTGGCCAAGGTCGAGGGTGCGGTCACGTGCTGCAGCCTGGTCATCCGCGTGCGCTGA
- a CDS encoding polyisoprenoid-binding protein translates to MKSLEIILAAVAIALLTTSAGGAVYMLDPDHSTISLNATHLGIGTVQGHFEKFSGTLEFDPTKVSASKVQVRIDASSISTNHSFRDQHLRSPEFLDVQEYPEILFESTEVTASDRSEFQIAGNLTLHGVTRPVVLQAKFRGAATDMEGKSRIAFAASTRIDRKDFGMAWNRIIGGSPLVGQIVEILLDVEGVEQGTEQAK, encoded by the coding sequence TTGAAGTCACTTGAGATCATACTGGCTGCCGTCGCGATTGCCCTCCTGACCACGAGCGCGGGAGGCGCGGTCTATATGCTTGACCCAGACCATTCCACCATCAGCTTGAACGCGACACATCTCGGCATCGGAACCGTACAGGGACACTTCGAGAAGTTCAGCGGAACCCTCGAGTTCGATCCGACGAAGGTGAGCGCGTCCAAGGTCCAGGTGCGGATCGATGCGTCGAGTATCAGCACCAATCACTCGTTCCGGGACCAACACCTCCGTTCCCCCGAATTCCTTGATGTGCAGGAGTATCCAGAGATCTTGTTCGAGAGCACCGAGGTGACTGCCTCGGACCGGAGTGAGTTCCAGATCGCCGGGAACTTGACCCTCCATGGAGTAACCCGCCCGGTCGTCCTTCAGGCCAAGTTCAGGGGAGCGGCAACGGACATGGAGGGGAAGAGCCGGATCGCGTTCGCAGCGAGCACGCGGATCGACCGGAAGGATTTCGGCATGGCATGGAATCGGATCATCGGCGGCAGTCCGTTGGTGGGCCAGATCGTCGAGATCCTGCTGGATGTGGAGGGCGTGGAACAGGGCACGGAGCAGGCGAAGTAG